A single window of Ignavibacteriota bacterium DNA harbors:
- a CDS encoding tetratricopeptide repeat protein, producing the protein MIKIIFFLFATLTYGQSLKNYQNLVDRSDNLIFNYEFDKALDLLNSAIENHRERPEAFLILSKIYLWYYLGSSNPSDLKLFNDYSDSVVAKCGNIIDDKKDINILYLLGNIYKYKAMMSAANSNSLDAFWATKTSVGYYEDVLDIDSTYYSAQGGIGIFEYALTFVPSFFSWALTFTGLSANDNSGFEHVKQAYQKGKKDKIEMQFHLSKLYDEYLADYRKSINLLDELIEDFPKNNILVYQRAIEYIKSENLNKAKIDLENVIKNGHPKFAQTISYSKFLLGDVYFRQNNFEKALDYYQQFLQTSKTIDYTGIASLRAAICNHFLDNTNEYRKYMVLASNGNQDIEEDSYAKDLSLRFLENGLSKDWENQIKIENYYLSGNNKKVIDSVNEIIDSVKDQEVKSLLLNFKSSSLIEQNNFKEAKSIANNLKKYDLQSSFWIKPMAYVNLAKISLAEKNYAAVKQYIKAASDINNYRRKNLIKSYINNIKLSIKGK; encoded by the coding sequence TTGATCAAAATTATATTCTTTTTATTTGCGACTTTAACTTATGGACAAAGCCTTAAAAATTATCAAAATCTGGTTGATAGAAGTGATAATTTAATATTTAATTATGAATTCGACAAAGCTCTGGATTTACTGAATTCGGCAATTGAAAATCATCGCGAAAGACCTGAAGCATTTTTAATTTTATCAAAAATTTATTTATGGTACTATTTAGGCAGCAGCAATCCCTCCGACTTAAAACTCTTTAATGATTATTCCGACTCGGTAGTTGCAAAATGCGGCAATATTATTGATGATAAAAAAGATATTAACATTTTATATCTGCTCGGCAACATTTATAAATACAAAGCAATGATGAGTGCGGCGAACTCCAATTCATTAGATGCATTTTGGGCGACTAAGACTTCAGTCGGTTATTATGAAGATGTTTTGGATATAGATTCAACATATTATTCCGCTCAAGGCGGAATTGGAATTTTTGAATACGCACTTACTTTTGTCCCTTCTTTTTTTTCATGGGCATTAACATTTACGGGTCTTTCCGCCAACGATAACAGTGGTTTTGAGCACGTAAAACAAGCTTATCAGAAAGGCAAAAAAGATAAAATCGAAATGCAATTTCATTTATCAAAACTGTATGATGAATATTTGGCAGATTATAGAAAATCAATAAATCTGCTCGACGAACTGATTGAAGACTTTCCTAAAAATAATATTTTAGTTTACCAAAGGGCAATAGAGTATATTAAATCGGAGAATTTAAACAAAGCTAAAATCGATTTGGAAAACGTAATTAAAAATGGTCATCCAAAATTTGCTCAAACAATTTCTTATTCCAAATTCTTGCTGGGCGATGTTTATTTCAGACAAAATAATTTTGAAAAAGCTTTGGATTATTATCAACAGTTTTTACAGACATCAAAAACAATAGACTATACGGGAATTGCATCTTTAAGGGCTGCAATTTGTAATCATTTTTTAGATAATACAAATGAATATAGAAAGTATATGGTACTTGCGTCAAATGGAAATCAAGATATTGAGGAAGACAGTTATGCTAAAGATTTAAGTTTAAGATTTTTGGAAAACGGATTGAGCAAGGATTGGGAAAATCAAATAAAAATTGAAAACTATTATTTATCCGGAAATAATAAAAAAGTGATTGATTCCGTAAACGAAATAATTGATTCCGTTAAGGATCAGGAAGTTAAATCGCTTTTGCTTAATTTTAAATCCTCATCACTTATTGAACAGAATAATTTCAAAGAAGCGAAATCAATTGCAAATAATTTAAAAAAATACGATTTACAAAGTTCTTTTTGGATTAAACCAATGGCTTATGTAAATTTAGCAAAAATAAGTTTGGCAGAAAAAAATTATGCCGCTGTTAAACAATATATAAAAGCTGCATCAGATATCAATAATTATAGAAGAAAAAATTTGATAAAATCTTATATAAATAATATTAAATTGTCTATAAAGGGAAAATAA
- a CDS encoding CTP synthase, producing MKLKKKVKFVFVTGGVVSSLGKGITAASLGLLLKQRGYSVTIQKFDPYINVDPGTMSPFQHGEVYVTDDGAETDLDLGHYERFLDENMSKANNTTTGQVYYEVIQKERKGDYLGATVQVIPHITDEIKKRMLHLSQSGKYDIIITEIGGTVGDIESLPFMEAMRQLMVELGRKNAINIHVTLVPYIQSAGELKTKPTQHSVKALLELGIQPNILVCRSELELSQDIRKKIGLFCNVDSNAVISAYDCSTIYEVPLNLHRQEFDKLVLKKLKLSDINIHLEKWEEFVSKVKNPTGSVNIAVVGKYTEYQDAYKSILESFIHAGAENDVKVKVKYISAEELTKRKPENLLKEVDGVLVPGGFGERGIEGKLVAIQYVRENKIPFFGICLGMQCAVIEFSRNVLGIKKANSAEFVKNQFSVIHIMPEQLKIKAKGGTMRLGSYPCIVTKGTKTKSAYKKEKINERHRHRYEVNNKYREDLEKNGMLISGVSPDGELVEMIELNDHPWFVGCQFHPELKSRATNAHPLFRDFVKAAVEYSIGNKEN from the coding sequence ATGAAATTGAAAAAGAAAGTGAAATTTGTTTTTGTTACAGGTGGTGTTGTTTCTTCACTTGGGAAAGGAATTACCGCTGCCTCACTTGGACTACTTCTTAAACAAAGAGGATATTCAGTAACAATTCAAAAATTTGATCCTTATATAAATGTTGATCCGGGCACAATGAGTCCGTTTCAACATGGTGAAGTTTATGTTACTGATGACGGCGCCGAAACAGATCTTGATCTCGGTCATTATGAGAGATTTTTAGATGAGAATATGTCAAAAGCTAACAATACTACAACCGGACAAGTATATTATGAAGTAATTCAAAAAGAAAGAAAAGGTGATTATCTTGGGGCAACGGTTCAAGTAATTCCCCACATAACTGATGAAATAAAAAAAAGAATGCTGCATCTTTCACAATCCGGTAAATATGATATAATTATTACTGAAATTGGCGGAACAGTAGGCGATATTGAAAGTTTGCCGTTTATGGAAGCAATGAGACAATTAATGGTTGAATTAGGAAGAAAGAATGCAATAAATATACATGTTACTTTAGTACCTTATATTCAATCTGCAGGAGAATTAAAAACCAAACCTACACAGCATAGTGTTAAAGCTTTACTTGAATTAGGAATTCAACCAAATATTTTAGTTTGCAGATCGGAATTGGAATTATCTCAGGATATTAGAAAAAAAATTGGACTTTTTTGTAATGTTGATAGCAATGCTGTAATTTCTGCTTATGATTGTTCAACAATTTATGAAGTCCCGCTAAATTTACATAGACAAGAATTTGATAAACTTGTGCTCAAGAAATTGAAACTTTCCGACATAAATATACATCTTGAAAAATGGGAAGAATTTGTTTCAAAAGTTAAAAATCCAACCGGTTCTGTTAACATTGCAGTAGTTGGGAAATATACCGAATACCAGGATGCTTATAAAAGTATTCTTGAATCTTTTATTCATGCAGGCGCCGAAAATGATGTTAAAGTAAAAGTTAAATATATTAGTGCCGAAGAATTAACAAAAAGAAAACCTGAAAATTTACTAAAGGAAGTTGACGGTGTGCTTGTTCCCGGCGGTTTTGGCGAAAGAGGAATTGAAGGTAAGTTAGTTGCTATTCAATACGTTAGGGAAAATAAAATCCCATTTTTTGGGATTTGCCTTGGAATGCAATGCGCAGTAATTGAATTTTCAAGAAATGTACTTGGCATTAAAAAAGCGAACAGCGCGGAATTTGTAAAAAATCAATTCAGTGTTATTCACATTATGCCGGAACAGCTTAAAATAAAGGCTAAAGGCGGAACAATGCGACTTGGATCATATCCTTGTATTGTTACAAAAGGTACAAAAACAAAAAGCGCTTATAAGAAAGAAAAAATTAATGAAAGACATAGACATCGTTATGAAGTAAATAATAAATATAGAGAGGATCTGGAAAAGAATGGAATGCTCATTAGCGGAGTTTCTCCCGATGGTGAACTTGTAGAAATGATTGAACTTAATGATCATCCTTGGTTTGTTGGATGTCAATTTCATCCGGAATTAAAATCCCGAGCTACAAATGCCCACCCCCTTTTTAGAGATTTTGTAAAAGCCGCAGTTGAATATTCTATAGGGAATAAAGAAAATTGA
- a CDS encoding phosphoribosylglycinamide formyltransferase: MLNLAVFVSGRGSNLSAILNNINAGNLNARVLIVISDKNECKAFEICEKENIEKFVLSSKIEESNSVPYNDLTKILLDRKIELIVLAGFLKKIPSSLINIYKNKIINIHPALLPAFGGKGMYGINVHKAVFETSAKISGATVHFVDEVYDNGKIIDQRVVDISNVSSPEEIAGKVLKIEHELLSYVIQKFAEEKIKIIDNRVIIDRN; the protein is encoded by the coding sequence ATGTTAAATTTGGCGGTTTTTGTTTCAGGAAGAGGTTCAAATTTATCCGCAATTTTAAATAATATTAATGCCGGAAATTTAAATGCAAGGGTTTTAATTGTTATTAGCGATAAAAACGAATGCAAAGCCTTTGAAATTTGTGAAAAAGAGAATATTGAAAAATTTGTTTTAAGTTCAAAAATAGAAGAAAGTAATTCAGTTCCCTATAATGATTTAACTAAAATTCTTTTAGATCGGAAAATTGAATTAATTGTTTTAGCTGGATTTCTAAAGAAAATTCCTTCTTCTTTAATAAATATTTACAAAAATAAAATAATAAATATTCATCCAGCTCTACTTCCTGCATTTGGCGGAAAAGGGATGTACGGGATAAACGTTCACAAAGCTGTATTTGAAACTTCGGCAAAAATAAGCGGCGCTACCGTTCACTTTGTAGATGAAGTTTATGATAACGGAAAGATTATAGATCAAAGAGTTGTTGATATTTCGAATGTAAGTTCGCCTGAAGAAATTGCCGGAAAAGTATTAAAGATTGAACATGAATTGCTTTCATACGTTATTCAAAAATTTGCAGAAGAAAAAATAAAAATAATTGATAATAGAGTAATAATAGACCGGAATTGA
- a CDS encoding rod shape-determining protein, which yields MGIFDLLSTDIAIDLGTANTVIYVKGKGIVLNEPSIVAFDRNTKRIIALGNKAKEMQGREHRQIRVSRPMRDGVIADFEIAEGMIREFIKRVNRGAFSSRKVVIAVPSGVTEVEKRAVRDSAEHAGAKEVHLIAEPMAAAIGVGIDVGAPVGNMILDIGGGTTEIAVIALDGIVNEESLRIAGDEMNNAIIQFFKKNYNLLIGERTGEKIKCEVGSAVPLKEEITIQVKGRDLVGGIPKTVEVSSVEIRDALNENITQIVEGVKQSLERTPPELSADILDRGLIITGGGALLKGLDERIRMETNLPVHVADNPLLAVVNGAGKVIENMNKYSKVFIRKRSY from the coding sequence ATGGGAATTTTTGATTTACTATCAACTGATATTGCAATTGATTTAGGAACCGCAAATACTGTTATCTATGTTAAAGGAAAAGGTATAGTTTTAAATGAACCGTCTATTGTTGCATTTGATAGAAATACAAAACGAATAATTGCGCTTGGTAATAAAGCAAAGGAAATGCAGGGAAGGGAACATCGTCAAATTAGAGTTTCAAGACCAATGCGTGACGGCGTTATTGCTGATTTTGAAATTGCCGAAGGTATGATAAGAGAATTTATTAAGAGAGTTAACAGAGGCGCTTTCTCAAGCCGTAAAGTTGTTATTGCCGTTCCTAGCGGCGTTACCGAAGTTGAAAAGAGAGCTGTAAGAGACAGCGCGGAACATGCAGGAGCAAAAGAAGTCCACTTAATTGCCGAACCAATGGCTGCCGCAATTGGCGTTGGAATTGATGTTGGCGCACCGGTTGGAAATATGATTCTTGATATTGGCGGCGGAACCACTGAAATCGCGGTCATCGCGCTCGATGGAATTGTTAATGAAGAATCTTTGAGAATTGCCGGCGATGAAATGAATAATGCGATTATTCAATTTTTTAAGAAAAATTATAATTTACTGATTGGTGAACGAACCGGCGAAAAAATTAAATGTGAAGTTGGATCGGCAGTTCCTTTAAAAGAAGAAATAACGATTCAAGTAAAAGGACGAGATTTAGTTGGCGGTATTCCCAAAACCGTTGAAGTAAGCTCCGTAGAAATAAGAGATGCCTTGAACGAAAATATAACCCAAATAGTTGAAGGAGTAAAGCAATCTTTGGAAAGAACACCTCCTGAATTATCCGCTGATATTCTAGATAGAGGTTTAATTATTACGGGCGGAGGCGCTTTGCTTAAAGGGTTGGACGAAAGAATTAGAATGGAAACAAATTTACCGGTTCATGTTGCTGATAACCCTTTGTTGGCGGTTGTTAACGGAGCCGGAAAAGTTATTGAAAATATGAATAAATATTCCAAAGTATTTATTCGAAAAAGAAGTTACTAA
- a CDS encoding AMP-binding protein has translation MKFEQLVELKQKFQGGKSALSGDEIKLLIHYSIELIQNIEPEFYDGEINSAELANIFNSIIEGEFSKLFISDFDENNFYNFGTQLLESYNKSDSPVKPALENLISAYLNLFRNSEFLVKISDDKKWTILISGLIGAVNFNTRKLFEQRLNQYGKKILFKVIKNEKIQNYNWTDLNKIIGNYSQSLSILLGEHVAKPRVAFLLENSLTMALLDLACLNSGIINVMIPANSVSQHISYILNQTKCDFIFVANEKQLMKLKSIKRELPFLKKGILIDGTSAEDWVISFNQFLSLSPKEISGLVYNDLGIDEPATLMYTSGTTGEPKGIIFSQRNIVFKRFCRAIALPEINDNDNFLAFLPLYHTFGRWLEMIGSIFWGAAYSFMENPSAETMIANMNLIHPSVFISIPKKWIQLYEFIASKVDIESDPDEKILNEVKNVTGGNLKWGLSAAGFLPSEVFQFFQKNGVQLMSGFGMTEATGGITMTPPGKYIPNSLGKSLPGIEIKLGDDGELLVKGDYVMPGYFDQTKEETFIDGWFPTGDIMKMDSNGFIEIIDRKKEIYKNIKGETVAPQRIENLFRDFEIVKQVFVVGDHRPFNTVLIYPDFENQVFANMKEEQKNEYFSNLIVTINKFLAPFERLVDFRIIDEPFTLERGELTPKGTFKRRVIEDNYKLLIEQLYKKDYYTLHIDNTEIKIPNWFLRERGCLSGDIKISENGIAIPKHEKSITIKKIDKNIFRIGDFNFKITKPFIDLHDFLINPIYWIGNKEFVNFTDDTILQWYRQNSEDENIQFISNNKIQHDNSLEKFLLKKIIEADEKSLFGLHLAILLIQSENVEYGSLGIEYISILLNDEHQEIFKIANYFLDKPNLAANLESKKQLLLLAIKHTKQSNIKKILEIYLKDGYSLFDDYVIENIVNTKKVLDSLDVIEEILDEYVQFKYKIENLSETVISKLLNIFAQIGIKHPTKYEELRRKLVKIQLIEDWPELSKMAQKCRTEMRIGFRKWLGITETVAVDIETGEEYDWNDVLIFEEDIKKEEKTLLFNIISKTQILKEAVFLFSKGILIGLNNVLPRGIWISKIKDEENHTLFRVSIQTRLQGSFDIIFHQNKNRIISEIKSEANWLILAGSRFFVTELVEDFGGYWDDYKIWTQKYQSGLSVENLFARDVKKDEQNAMEKYYYIWPFFIWNATAAYINFWRLTSGKLQLTNPTPDKLIIPSHDYQLGTRFTSLSERTEFKDFTNLFFNFYRKFIIPIEEKYPWLKKDSSWKYIFPGLINAEGEYEGIEILSLFLLELKNNAEENQEIIFQLEKFLLSIKKNGYIPKQLYFAIKRFARWNNLNNEASFEAQAQMLNELYDTYNLNGLEKIYPETRTRFFLHTVFKESENEFKNVVRELCLIQHEGKITKDDIVRELSRIQNEFKLSEKENYFLTRLSYPHLKPSDSASFLHFTTEGEHAANLVVQVEDHEGNPFYIRKPVSPKEISKLYQLFLEANMQVSFKPENKFLVAISDRGFIIGGLFYNQFEEEAVHMEKIVVSNRFRRKGVSESLMNEFFSRMKDEGFNYVTTGFFRPEYFYKFDFKIEKKYSGLVKKLFK, from the coding sequence ATGAAATTCGAGCAGTTAGTTGAGTTAAAACAGAAATTTCAAGGAGGTAAATCAGCGCTTTCCGGAGATGAAATAAAATTATTAATTCACTATTCAATTGAGCTAATTCAAAACATTGAACCCGAATTTTACGACGGCGAAATTAACTCTGCCGAACTTGCGAATATTTTTAATTCAATTATCGAAGGAGAGTTTTCAAAATTATTTATTTCCGATTTTGATGAAAATAATTTTTACAATTTTGGAACACAATTACTTGAAAGTTATAACAAATCTGATAGCCCGGTAAAACCTGCCTTAGAAAATTTAATTTCGGCATATTTAAATCTTTTTAGAAATTCTGAATTTCTGGTCAAAATTTCTGACGATAAAAAATGGACAATTCTAATTTCCGGACTGATAGGCGCTGTAAATTTTAATACTAGAAAATTGTTTGAACAAAGATTAAATCAATACGGAAAAAAAATACTTTTTAAGGTTATCAAAAATGAAAAAATTCAAAATTACAATTGGACCGATCTAAATAAAATTATCGGCAATTATTCTCAGTCTCTTTCCATTCTTTTAGGCGAACATGTTGCCAAACCAAGAGTTGCGTTCTTATTGGAAAACAGTCTGACGATGGCTTTGCTTGATCTTGCATGTTTAAACAGCGGTATTATAAATGTTATGATTCCCGCAAATTCTGTTTCTCAACATATTTCTTATATTCTTAATCAAACAAAGTGCGATTTTATTTTTGTTGCGAATGAAAAACAATTGATGAAATTGAAATCAATAAAAAGAGAGTTACCATTCTTAAAAAAAGGTATTTTAATTGACGGAACAAGCGCCGAGGATTGGGTGATATCTTTTAATCAATTTTTATCATTAAGTCCAAAAGAAATATCCGGACTTGTATACAATGACCTTGGAATTGACGAACCGGCAACACTAATGTATACATCCGGAACCACGGGTGAACCAAAAGGAATTATTTTCTCACAAAGAAATATTGTGTTTAAGAGATTCTGCCGCGCCATAGCTCTTCCTGAAATTAATGATAATGATAATTTTTTAGCATTTCTTCCGTTATATCATACTTTTGGAAGATGGCTGGAAATGATTGGAAGTATTTTTTGGGGTGCGGCTTACTCGTTTATGGAAAATCCATCCGCGGAAACAATGATTGCAAATATGAATTTGATTCATCCTTCTGTGTTCATAAGCATTCCTAAAAAGTGGATTCAACTATATGAATTCATTGCTTCAAAAGTTGATATTGAATCTGATCCCGATGAAAAAATACTTAACGAAGTTAAAAATGTAACAGGCGGAAATTTAAAATGGGGATTATCAGCCGCAGGATTTTTACCATCTGAAGTTTTTCAATTCTTTCAGAAAAATGGTGTTCAATTAATGAGCGGATTTGGAATGACCGAAGCGACAGGAGGAATTACAATGACTCCGCCCGGGAAATACATTCCCAATTCACTTGGAAAATCTTTACCTGGAATTGAAATAAAATTGGGCGATGACGGCGAACTTTTAGTAAAAGGCGATTATGTAATGCCCGGGTATTTTGATCAAACAAAAGAAGAAACTTTTATTGACGGCTGGTTTCCAACCGGCGATATTATGAAAATGGATTCAAATGGTTTTATAGAAATAATTGACAGAAAAAAAGAAATTTATAAAAATATAAAAGGCGAAACTGTTGCGCCTCAAAGGATTGAAAATCTGTTCAGAGATTTTGAAATTGTTAAACAGGTTTTTGTCGTTGGAGATCACAGACCATTTAATACGGTTTTGATCTATCCAGATTTTGAAAATCAAGTTTTTGCAAATATGAAAGAAGAGCAGAAAAATGAATATTTTTCAAATTTGATTGTTACAATAAATAAATTCTTAGCTCCATTTGAAAGACTTGTTGATTTTAGAATTATAGATGAACCATTTACTTTGGAAAGAGGTGAACTTACTCCCAAAGGCACATTTAAACGCAGAGTAATTGAAGATAATTATAAACTTTTAATTGAACAGCTTTATAAAAAAGATTATTACACGCTGCATATTGATAATACTGAAATTAAAATACCCAATTGGTTTTTAAGAGAGAGAGGCTGTTTAAGCGGCGATATTAAAATATCGGAAAATGGTATAGCAATTCCAAAGCATGAAAAAAGTATTACAATAAAAAAAATAGATAAAAATATTTTTAGGATCGGCGATTTTAACTTTAAGATAACTAAACCGTTTATTGATTTACACGATTTTTTAATAAATCCAATTTATTGGATCGGCAACAAAGAATTTGTAAACTTTACTGATGACACCATCCTTCAATGGTACAGACAAAATTCAGAAGATGAGAATATTCAGTTTATAAGTAATAATAAAATTCAGCATGATAATTCACTGGAGAAATTTCTCCTGAAAAAAATTATTGAAGCCGACGAAAAATCACTCTTTGGGCTGCATCTTGCAATTCTATTAATTCAATCGGAAAACGTTGAATACGGAAGTTTGGGAATTGAGTATATAAGTATTTTACTTAATGATGAACATCAGGAAATATTTAAAATTGCAAATTATTTTTTGGATAAGCCAAACCTTGCCGCAAATCTGGAAAGTAAAAAACAGCTTTTACTTTTAGCTATAAAGCATACAAAACAAAGTAATATTAAAAAAATATTAGAAATTTATCTAAAAGACGGTTACTCATTATTTGATGATTATGTTATTGAAAATATAGTAAATACCAAAAAGGTTTTGGATTCGCTCGATGTAATTGAAGAAATTTTGGATGAATATGTACAGTTCAAATATAAGATTGAAAATTTAAGTGAAACTGTAATATCAAAATTATTAAACATTTTCGCACAAATTGGAATAAAACACCCGACCAAATATGAAGAATTACGCAGAAAATTGGTTAAAATTCAATTGATTGAGGATTGGCCGGAATTAAGTAAAATGGCGCAAAAATGCAGAACAGAAATGCGTATTGGTTTTAGAAAATGGTTAGGCATAACAGAAACCGTAGCGGTTGATATTGAAACAGGCGAAGAATACGATTGGAACGACGTTTTAATTTTTGAAGAGGATATCAAAAAAGAAGAAAAAACTTTGCTGTTTAATATAATTTCAAAAACACAAATTTTAAAAGAAGCCGTATTTTTATTTTCAAAAGGAATTTTAATTGGACTGAATAATGTTTTGCCGCGTGGAATTTGGATTAGTAAAATAAAAGATGAAGAAAATCATACATTGTTCAGAGTTTCAATTCAAACAAGGCTGCAAGGTTCTTTTGACATTATTTTTCATCAGAATAAAAACAGAATTATATCTGAAATTAAATCGGAAGCAAACTGGCTTATTCTTGCCGGATCAAGATTTTTTGTTACAGAACTCGTTGAAGATTTCGGCGGATATTGGGATGACTATAAAATATGGACACAAAAATATCAGTCCGGATTGAGCGTAGAAAATCTTTTTGCTAGAGATGTTAAGAAAGATGAACAAAATGCTATGGAAAAATATTATTACATTTGGCCTTTCTTCATTTGGAATGCAACCGCCGCGTATATTAACTTTTGGCGGCTTACTTCGGGAAAATTACAGCTTACAAATCCAACTCCGGATAAATTAATCATTCCCTCTCACGACTATCAGCTTGGAACAAGATTTACATCATTATCCGAAAGAACAGAGTTTAAAGATTTCACTAATCTATTTTTTAATTTTTACAGAAAATTTATAATTCCGATTGAAGAAAAATATCCATGGTTGAAAAAAGATTCATCGTGGAAATATATTTTCCCGGGTTTAATAAATGCGGAAGGCGAATATGAAGGCATTGAAATTCTGAGTTTGTTTTTATTAGAATTAAAAAATAATGCAGAGGAAAATCAAGAAATCATATTTCAATTGGAAAAATTTTTATTGAGCATAAAGAAGAACGGTTATATTCCAAAGCAGTTGTATTTTGCTATTAAAAGATTTGCGAGATGGAACAATTTAAATAATGAAGCTTCATTTGAAGCCCAAGCGCAGATGCTAAACGAATTGTATGATACCTATAACTTAAACGGCTTGGAAAAAATTTATCCTGAAACAAGAACAAGATTCTTTTTACATACGGTTTTCAAAGAGTCTGAAAACGAATTTAAAAACGTTGTTAGAGAATTATGTTTGATTCAGCATGAAGGTAAAATAACAAAGGACGACATTGTAAGAGAATTATCCAGAATACAAAATGAATTTAAATTGAGCGAGAAAGAAAATTATTTTCTTACAAGGTTAAGCTATCCGCATTTAAAACCTTCAGATTCAGCTTCTTTCCTGCATTTTACAACTGAAGGCGAACATGCGGCAAATTTGGTTGTTCAAGTGGAAGATCATGAAGGAAATCCTTTTTATATTAGAAAACCGGTCAGCCCAAAGGAAATTTCCAAGCTTTATCAATTATTTTTGGAAGCGAATATGCAGGTAAGTTTTAAGCCCGAAAATAAATTTTTAGTGGCAATTTCCGACAGAGGTTTTATAATCGGCGGATTGTTTTACAATCAATTTGAAGAAGAAGCCGTTCACATGGAAAAAATTGTTGTTTCAAATAGATTTAGAAGAAAAGGCGTAAGTGAATCATTAATGAATGAATTTTTCAGCAGAATGAAGGACGAAGGATTCAATTACGTTACAACCGGATTTTTCAGACCCGAATATTTTTATAAATTCGATTTTAAAATAGAAAAGAAATATTCAGGCTTGGTTAAAAAATTATTTAAGTAA
- the purH gene encoding bifunctional phosphoribosylaminoimidazolecarboxamide formyltransferase/IMP cyclohydrolase — MNLNKKALISVSDKTGIVEFAGSLVKMNYEILATGNTAKILKENNIDCFEISLYTGSPEIFHGRLKTLHPKIFGGILYHRDVESDIQQAEENQIDPIDIVCVNLYPFAKVDTQDVDQQTKIENIDIGGPSLIRAAAKNFKFISVLTNPSQYNEFINELENAEISIETKSKLAAEAFSHTALYDKIIADFFEREVTKEQKNLRINFPLNSELRYGENPHQKAFLYGNLYDKFIPLHGKELSYNNIIDLIAAVELVNELDNNSCVIIKHTNPCGAATGKNNLDAYVKALSCDPVSAFGGIVAFNNEVNSETAEKLNEIFTEVVCSPSFEEKALEILKQKKNRRVIQYKADGIKQTLQFRNIPNGIIAQEPDYSAFPLNELKTVTEKQISEDQMKDLKFAWVICKHTKSNAIVFCKNQMAVGVGAGQMSRIDSSRIAVEKAKLYGHNLEGAVAASDAFFPFADGVEEIANSGITAIVQPGGSVRDDEVIDAANNKNISMVFTGIRNFKH; from the coding sequence TTGAATTTGAATAAAAAAGCTTTAATTAGTGTTTCTGATAAAACAGGAATAGTTGAGTTTGCGGGTTCTTTGGTTAAAATGAATTATGAAATTCTTGCCACAGGAAATACAGCTAAGATTTTAAAAGAAAATAATATTGATTGCTTTGAGATTTCATTGTATACAGGTTCTCCTGAAATATTTCATGGAAGATTAAAAACACTTCATCCTAAAATTTTTGGCGGAATTTTATACCACCGGGATGTTGAATCAGATATTCAGCAAGCCGAAGAAAATCAAATTGATCCGATAGATATCGTTTGCGTTAATTTATATCCTTTTGCAAAAGTTGATACTCAAGATGTCGATCAGCAGACTAAAATAGAAAATATTGATATCGGCGGTCCGAGTCTTATTCGAGCTGCCGCAAAAAATTTCAAATTTATTTCAGTCTTAACAAATCCTTCTCAATATAATGAGTTCATCAATGAACTTGAAAATGCTGAGATCAGTATTGAAACAAAAAGTAAACTTGCAGCCGAAGCTTTTTCTCATACGGCGTTATATGATAAAATTATTGCCGATTTTTTTGAACGAGAAGTAACAAAAGAACAGAAAAATTTGAGAATAAATTTCCCATTGAACAGTGAACTTCGTTATGGTGAAAATCCTCATCAGAAAGCATTTTTATACGGAAATTTATACGATAAATTTATTCCTTTACACGGAAAGGAACTTTCATATAATAATATAATTGATTTAATTGCCGCTGTAGAATTGGTAAATGAACTCGATAATAATTCGTGTGTAATTATTAAACATACAAATCCATGCGGAGCGGCAACCGGAAAAAATAATTTAGATGCATACGTAAAAGCTTTATCCTGCGATCCGGTATCCGCATTTGGCGGAATTGTGGCGTTTAACAATGAAGTAAATTCCGAAACTGCAGAAAAGCTGAATGAAATTTTTACTGAAGTTGTTTGTTCGCCTTCGTTTGAAGAAAAGGCGCTTGAAATTTTAAAGCAGAAAAAAAATAGAAGAGTGATTCAATATAAAGCTGACGGAATTAAGCAAACCTTGCAATTTAGAAATATTCCAAACGGAATAATTGCGCAGGAACCGGATTATAGTGCATTTCCGTTAAATGAATTAAAAACTGTTACGGAGAAGCAAATTTCCGAAGATCAAATGAAAGATCTGAAGTTTGCCTGGGTTATTTGTAAACATACAAAGTCCAATGCAATAGTATTCTGTAAGAATCAAATGGCGGTTGGCGTTGGAGCGGGACAAATGTCAAGAATTGATTCATCTCGAATTGCTGTAGAAAAAGCAAAGTTATACGGTCATAATTTAGAAGGAGCCGTTGCCGCGTCGGACGCTTTTTTTCCATTTGCAGACGGAGTTGAAGAAATTGCAAACAGCGGAATTACGGCAATTGTTCAGCCAGGCGGATCGGTTAGAGATGACGAAGTAATTGATGCAGCAAATAATAAAAATATTTCAATGGTATTTACCGGTATTAGAAATTTTAAACATTAA